In one window of Ignatzschineria indica DNA:
- a CDS encoding phage baseplate assembly protein V: protein MLNRMKQEVQKLLNNIRSPFRGILNSSDSSADIQRHQVSGLSDETLQDVELYQHFGFTSNPPAGTNVIVVPLNGLTSHSVIIATENGNYRLAALKPGEVALYSSHGSTIVLKEGNIIDINAKEINLKATKITGTADDIEINATQSTTITAPVINLNGALNAGGGSASGATATINMPLEVKSKVTADEDVIVAGKSFNNHTHPTPTGESDKPS from the coding sequence ATGCTTAATAGAATGAAACAGGAAGTACAGAAGCTTCTTAATAATATCAGATCTCCGTTCCGTGGGATTCTCAATAGTAGCGATAGCAGTGCCGATATTCAAAGACATCAAGTATCAGGCTTATCGGATGAAACGCTGCAAGATGTTGAGCTCTACCAACACTTTGGCTTTACTTCTAATCCACCCGCAGGCACCAATGTGATTGTTGTGCCGCTCAATGGGCTTACAAGTCATTCAGTCATTATTGCGACTGAAAACGGCAATTACAGGCTTGCAGCACTGAAACCTGGTGAAGTGGCGTTATATAGCTCACATGGATCAACCATTGTGTTAAAGGAAGGAAACATTATCGATATTAATGCCAAAGAGATCAATCTCAAAGCAACAAAGATCACTGGAACTGCTGATGATATCGAGATTAACGCAACTCAATCTACAACGATTACAGCACCTGTGATCAATCTTAATGGTGCATTAAATGCAGGTGGGGGCAGTGCTTCAGGCGCAACAGCCACGATTAATATGCCGTTAGAAGTGAAATCGAAAGTAACCGCAGATGAGGATGTGATCGTTGCCGGTAAAAGCTTTAATAATCATACGCATCCAACACCTACTGGAGAATCTGACAAGCCCTCCTAA
- a CDS encoding phage tail protein — translation MSKNARYVGSVVIEIDGVEIEAINFKYDVNTGRRRVNTMNSKGRSLGYAKGIATFDLNFDVPILIDGSQDIDWAKITASKFTYWPLDNPSRRKTLRDFAVETTAESSSAEGEATVSVTGFAFGEINE, via the coding sequence ATGTCTAAGAACGCACGTTACGTGGGCTCGGTTGTTATAGAGATTGATGGAGTTGAGATTGAAGCGATCAATTTCAAATATGATGTAAACACAGGTCGAAGAAGAGTCAATACGATGAACTCGAAAGGCCGTTCTCTCGGATACGCAAAGGGTATTGCAACGTTTGATTTGAACTTTGATGTTCCTATCCTCATCGATGGTAGCCAAGATATTGATTGGGCAAAAATTACAGCAAGCAAATTTACTTATTGGCCATTAGATAATCCTTCACGCCGTAAAACATTGCGGGATTTTGCAGTAGAAACAACCGCAGAATCATCCAGTGCAGAAGGTGAGGCAACAGTATCAGTCACAGGTTTCGCATTTGGAGAGATCAATGAGTAA
- a CDS encoding DUF3164 family protein translates to MNHIVILDGKRYWKDPKGNLVPEPAVKELDKFEDQTVRKLVVLAEEYQQAGIEFKEKIFNEVREFIELSATEYDTVIQGSKGGASLYAFNGEYRIQYSVADHINFNNRLMIAKELIDKCILSWSNGASDEIMALINRAFSVDKAGSINVRNVLSLRSLDIKDEKWLKAMDAINDSIKIIGSSEYIRIYKKDELGKYRQIVLDFSKL, encoded by the coding sequence ATGAATCATATCGTTATTTTAGACGGTAAAAGATATTGGAAAGATCCCAAAGGGAACCTTGTTCCAGAACCAGCAGTAAAAGAGCTCGATAAGTTTGAAGATCAGACCGTTCGCAAGCTCGTCGTATTGGCTGAAGAGTACCAGCAGGCAGGGATTGAGTTTAAAGAGAAGATCTTCAATGAAGTTAGAGAGTTCATCGAACTCAGCGCTACCGAGTATGACACGGTTATTCAAGGTTCTAAAGGTGGTGCATCCCTATATGCATTTAATGGCGAGTATCGCATTCAGTATTCAGTTGCTGATCATATTAACTTTAATAATCGTCTCATGATCGCTAAAGAGCTCATTGATAAGTGTATTCTCAGTTGGTCTAATGGTGCATCTGATGAGATCATGGCGCTTATTAATCGAGCATTCAGTGTCGATAAAGCTGGATCTATTAACGTTCGTAACGTCTTAAGCTTAAGATCGCTCGATATTAAAGATGAGAAGTGGCTTAAAGCAATGGATGCTATTAACGATTCAATCAAAATTATTGGTTCCAGTGAATACATTCGTATCTATAAAAAAGATGAATTAGGTAAATATAGACAAATCGTCCTCGACTTCTCCAAACTTTAA